One Glutamicibacter halophytocola DNA segment encodes these proteins:
- a CDS encoding DUF2797 domain-containing protein, translating into MELASVSRQLCHGIGFSQHEQAPMLRLRTGENWKTEYLELNRSLSLVVGDLKFCLGYITMNRDGSRNVLPCPKTKALRTGTQCESCRRLDHSKFMHHFHKTGEAPEGMRKYLEQPHFLYIASFAHGATKVGTTSTQSQWTRLAQQGAVIARYIARANDGTAIRVLEDLVTEHVGLSQQVRQKSKIKGLVGWEVDYEQLDAINGQAANQARDFLAAQRGLETYGVQLRDDLWEQPGFARPVIDAWSTRALHAWSSPVPGARHKLRIRGVLGQSIMADSGDGTTLRLLDAAELKTRQVDLAEERGEFREEQSALF; encoded by the coding sequence ATGGAACTCGCTAGCGTTTCCCGGCAACTTTGCCACGGCATCGGATTCTCCCAGCATGAGCAGGCGCCCATGCTCCGGCTGCGCACCGGGGAGAACTGGAAAACCGAATACCTGGAGCTGAACCGCTCGCTGAGCCTGGTCGTCGGGGACCTGAAATTCTGCCTCGGCTACATCACTATGAATCGCGACGGCTCACGCAATGTCCTGCCATGCCCCAAAACCAAGGCCTTGCGCACCGGCACCCAGTGCGAGAGCTGCCGCAGGCTGGACCATTCCAAATTTATGCACCACTTCCACAAGACGGGGGAAGCCCCCGAAGGCATGCGCAAATACCTGGAGCAGCCGCATTTCCTGTATATCGCCAGCTTCGCCCACGGTGCCACCAAGGTGGGAACCACCTCGACCCAGAGCCAATGGACCCGCCTGGCGCAGCAGGGAGCAGTGATTGCCCGCTACATTGCCCGCGCCAACGATGGCACAGCAATCCGGGTACTTGAAGACCTGGTCACCGAGCACGTGGGATTGAGCCAGCAGGTGCGGCAAAAATCCAAGATCAAGGGGCTGGTCGGCTGGGAGGTTGACTACGAGCAGCTGGATGCCATCAATGGCCAGGCAGCCAACCAGGCCCGCGACTTCTTGGCTGCCCAACGGGGACTGGAAACCTACGGGGTCCAGCTGCGTGATGATCTCTGGGAGCAACCGGGCTTCGCCCGCCCGGTCATCGATGCGTGGAGCACCCGCGCCCTGCACGCCTGGTCCTCCCCGGTGCCCGGTGCGCGGCACAAGCTGCGTATCCGAGGGGTGCTGGGCCAAAGCATCATGGCCGATAGCGGGGATGGCACCACCTTGCGCCTGCTTGATGCGGCCGAGCTGAAAACCCGCCAGGTGGATCTGGCTGAGGAACGCGGGGAATTCAGGGAAGAGCAGTCGGCGTTGTTCTAG